One Candidatus Hydrogenedentota bacterium DNA segment encodes these proteins:
- the rpmG gene encoding 50S ribosomal protein L33, translated as MAKAKGNVVQVILECTEAPGTSRYHTKKNVRNVTGRLERKKYNSTLRKVTVHKEKK; from the coding sequence ATGGCCAAGGCAAAGGGCAACGTCGTCCAGGTCATTCTCGAGTGCACGGAAGCGCCGGGCACGTCGCGGTACCACACGAAAAAGAACGTACGCAACGTCACCGGGCGTCTCGAACGCAAAAAGTACAACTCGACCCTGCGCAAAGTCACCGTCCACAAAGAAAAGAAGTAA